One Peribacillus simplex NBRC 15720 = DSM 1321 genomic region harbors:
- a CDS encoding NAD-dependent malic enzyme, whose product MTAYEKTKKGLETTLRGKGILSNPFINKGVAFTKEERNELGLVGLLPSQVLTLEEQVKRAYEQFSTQHSNIRKNGMLYDLFNRNVVLFYRLLKDHLSEILPIIYTPTVGEAIQQYSQEYQRPGGLYLSIDNMDGMEEAFKNLDLSSDDIDLIVVTDSESILGIGDQGVGGINIAIGKLAVYTAAAGIDPSRVLPIVLDVGTDNESLISDPLYIGNRFGRVRGDEYSEFIDLFVKKSQAFFPRALLHWEDFGNINARNIIDNYGDKILTFNDDIQGTGAVTLAAVMSALQVTGVPLKEQRVVVFGPGAAGIGNADQMVEAMILDGVSREEAYGKFWAVDYRGLLIDDIPDVLKFQKSYCRKAEEVEEWDRNEVGIIPLLEVIKKVKPTILIGTSGQTGAFSEEVVKEMAKHVEHPIIMPMSNPTPLAEAVPEDLIKWTQGKALIATGSPFDDVDYNDVIYTIGQSNNAYIFPGLGLGAIVAEATKISKGMLAAASSAVSRLSDSSKHGASLLPSIKQLQEVSKSVAIEVAKTAIEEGIAKADITDIEKAITESMWKPEYKTIHGK is encoded by the coding sequence ATGACAGCTTATGAAAAGACAAAAAAGGGTTTGGAAACAACTTTAAGAGGAAAAGGTATTCTGTCAAACCCTTTTATTAATAAAGGGGTTGCTTTCACTAAGGAAGAAAGAAATGAACTAGGATTGGTAGGCTTGCTACCATCCCAGGTGCTTACTCTTGAGGAACAAGTAAAAAGAGCTTATGAACAATTCTCCACTCAACATAGCAATATTCGGAAGAATGGAATGTTATATGATTTATTTAATAGGAATGTGGTACTGTTTTACCGTCTACTTAAAGACCATCTAAGTGAAATACTGCCGATCATTTACACACCTACTGTAGGAGAGGCTATTCAACAGTACTCCCAAGAATATCAACGTCCAGGAGGTCTATACCTATCTATTGATAATATGGATGGAATGGAAGAAGCATTTAAAAACCTGGACCTTTCATCTGATGATATCGATTTAATAGTTGTTACAGATTCTGAAAGTATTCTTGGAATCGGAGATCAGGGAGTTGGTGGAATTAACATTGCCATTGGCAAATTGGCAGTCTACACAGCAGCTGCGGGAATTGATCCAAGCAGGGTGCTACCTATTGTCCTGGATGTTGGGACAGACAATGAAAGCCTGATTAGTGATCCACTGTATATTGGTAACAGGTTTGGGCGTGTTCGCGGTGATGAATACTCCGAATTCATTGATTTATTTGTTAAAAAGTCTCAAGCCTTCTTCCCAAGGGCATTACTTCACTGGGAAGACTTTGGAAATATAAATGCACGAAATATAATCGATAATTATGGCGACAAAATTCTCACTTTTAATGATGATATACAAGGTACAGGTGCAGTAACACTAGCCGCCGTAATGTCTGCCTTACAAGTAACTGGTGTTCCTTTAAAGGAACAAAGGGTTGTTGTTTTTGGTCCAGGTGCAGCAGGAATCGGTAATGCTGATCAAATGGTTGAAGCCATGATCCTAGATGGCGTTTCCAGAGAAGAGGCATATGGTAAGTTTTGGGCCGTCGATTATCGTGGATTGTTGATAGATGACATTCCAGATGTTTTGAAATTCCAAAAGTCGTATTGCCGGAAAGCTGAAGAAGTCGAGGAATGGGATCGGAATGAAGTCGGAATTATTCCATTATTAGAGGTAATAAAAAAGGTTAAACCAACCATCTTAATCGGCACTTCTGGTCAAACAGGGGCTTTCTCAGAAGAAGTTGTAAAAGAAATGGCAAAGCACGTGGAACATCCTATTATTATGCCGATGTCAAATCCGACTCCCTTAGCGGAAGCTGTTCCTGAAGACCTTATAAAGTGGACTCAAGGTAAAGCCTTAATAGCGACTGGAAGCCCGTTTGATGATGTTGACTATAATGATGTGATTTATACGATCGGACAATCTAATAATGCATATATTTTCCCAGGACTTGGACTTGGTGCAATTGTCGCAGAAGCAACAAAAATCTCTAAGGGCATGCTTGCAGCAGCCTCATCTGCTGTTTCAAGATTATCGGATAGCAGTAAGCATGGTGCTTCTTTACTCCCTTCAATCAAACAATTGCAAGAGGTTTCTAAATCTGTAGCCATTGAAGTGGCAAAGACAGCCATTGAAGAAGGAATTGCGAAAGCGGATATAACAGATATTGAAAAAGCAATAACAGAATCCATGTGGAAGCCGGAGTACAAAACTATTCATGGGAAATAA
- a CDS encoding response regulator: protein MIKVMIVEDDPMVAEFNKRYLNQVDGYELAAVCSSVDQALNVLEDQRIGLVLLDIFMPGKNGLDLLSQIRESEKEIDVIVISAASDIERIQKALRLGAVDYLIKPFEFERFNAALSAYRNKSDFIQDKNMLNQEELDYRILHQEEIHLPEELPKGLAQDTLKIIWNVILVFKNAPFSTEEVVNVAGISRVSVRKYLKFMKDIGVLDVKVIYGTVGRPVSQHKFNDDKSHIIQRYL from the coding sequence ATGATTAAGGTAATGATCGTAGAAGATGACCCGATGGTTGCAGAGTTCAATAAGCGCTATTTGAATCAAGTCGATGGCTACGAATTAGCTGCTGTCTGTTCCTCAGTGGATCAAGCTCTGAATGTATTGGAAGATCAAAGAATAGGGTTAGTTCTATTAGACATTTTCATGCCTGGGAAAAATGGACTCGATTTACTCTCACAAATTCGAGAAAGTGAAAAAGAGATAGATGTTATTGTCATTTCTGCTGCGTCGGACATTGAGAGGATTCAGAAAGCATTAAGACTAGGTGCTGTTGATTATTTAATTAAGCCGTTTGAATTTGAACGTTTTAACGCGGCCTTATCAGCATATCGGAACAAATCAGATTTTATTCAAGATAAGAATATGCTAAATCAAGAAGAATTAGATTATCGAATTTTACATCAAGAAGAAATTCATTTACCAGAGGAATTACCGAAAGGATTGGCTCAAGATACCTTAAAGATTATATGGAATGTGATACTGGTATTTAAAAATGCTCCCTTTTCAACAGAGGAAGTCGTAAATGTGGCGGGTATATCCAGGGTATCAGTAAGGAAATATTTAAAATTCATGAAGGATATCGGTGTCCTTGATGTTAAGGTAATCTATGGAACGGTAGGCCGACCAGTCTCCCAACACAAATTTAATGATGACAAGAGCCATATTATTCAACGTTATCTGTAA
- the dcuS gene encoding DcuS/MalK family sensor histidine kinase, giving the protein MKKGKWSLQFTIMILVCGVVALSLFITDILISQTVADTIEKSQTEKAVNVARMAAQTPLVIEALSGSENNQEVQQFTNRIKKSTDVEFVVIIDNNGIRKTHPDPSKIGKKFVGGDEKDVLRGSEHISISKGTLGRSLRSFTPVYDSEDNQIGAVVVGISLQKVNDAVLKSRFNIYVGTVFGILTGIAGAILLARYIKKILFGLEPFAIAKVLKERNAILQSVREGIIAVDQSSTITLVNKAALKIFKKAGINENPTGKKVTSYMPDSNLDKILETGKVELDKEQDLKDSVLLVNRVPVFVKDEIVGAVATFRDKTEIHLLAEQLTGVRLYAESLRAQSHEFMNKLHVILGMVHMHYYDQLAAYISDLVDHRENEIGFITKTVKDPVLAGFLIGKLSYAREAGAKLALSSDFQLPEPENAAITHELITIIGNLIDNAIEAVEKRPVKRIELKFDYADDILTIEVHDTGQGISDSNLNHILLKGFTTKGEDRGIGLYLVKASLDKLGGDLNISSKEGQETTFVVYIPYKARMM; this is encoded by the coding sequence GTGAAAAAAGGGAAATGGAGTCTACAGTTTACTATTATGATACTGGTGTGTGGGGTAGTAGCCCTATCATTATTTATTACAGATATTCTCATTAGCCAAACAGTTGCGGATACAATAGAGAAGAGCCAGACTGAAAAAGCAGTAAACGTAGCACGCATGGCAGCACAAACGCCGCTTGTAATCGAAGCGTTAAGTGGAAGTGAGAACAATCAGGAAGTTCAGCAATTTACCAATAGGATAAAAAAATCGACAGATGTAGAATTTGTGGTAATAATCGATAATAATGGAATCCGGAAAACTCACCCCGATCCAAGTAAAATAGGAAAAAAATTTGTTGGAGGGGATGAGAAAGATGTATTAAGAGGTAGTGAGCACATTTCTATTTCCAAAGGAACTTTAGGCAGATCTTTGCGTTCTTTCACCCCTGTTTATGATTCAGAGGATAATCAAATTGGAGCCGTGGTGGTCGGCATTTCTCTTCAAAAAGTTAATGATGCTGTTTTAAAAAGCCGTTTTAATATTTATGTAGGAACCGTTTTTGGAATATTAACCGGAATTGCCGGCGCAATACTTTTGGCAAGATATATTAAGAAAATATTATTTGGGCTGGAACCTTTTGCTATTGCGAAGGTTTTAAAAGAGCGAAATGCCATTTTACAATCAGTTCGGGAGGGAATCATAGCGGTAGATCAGAGTTCAACCATTACTCTCGTAAACAAAGCAGCTTTAAAGATATTTAAAAAAGCGGGTATTAATGAAAATCCAACGGGTAAAAAGGTAACTAGTTATATGCCTGACTCAAACCTGGATAAAATCCTAGAGACCGGAAAAGTCGAATTAGATAAAGAGCAGGATTTAAAAGATAGTGTCTTACTAGTGAATAGGGTACCAGTATTTGTGAAGGATGAAATCGTAGGTGCCGTGGCTACATTTCGTGATAAAACAGAAATACATCTGCTGGCGGAACAGCTGACTGGAGTCCGTTTATATGCTGAATCGTTAAGGGCCCAGTCGCACGAATTCATGAACAAACTGCATGTAATACTTGGTATGGTGCATATGCATTATTATGATCAGCTTGCAGCATATATTAGTGATCTTGTTGACCACAGAGAAAACGAGATTGGCTTTATTACCAAAACCGTTAAAGATCCAGTACTTGCCGGTTTTTTAATTGGTAAACTAAGTTATGCCAGGGAAGCAGGTGCTAAGCTGGCATTATCCTCTGACTTTCAATTGCCAGAACCAGAAAATGCAGCTATTACTCATGAGCTAATTACGATAATAGGAAATTTGATTGACAATGCTATAGAAGCAGTAGAAAAAAGGCCCGTTAAACGAATTGAATTAAAGTTTGATTATGCAGATGATATTTTAACTATTGAAGTTCATGATACTGGACAGGGAATATCTGATTCCAATCTTAATCATATCCTTCTAAAAGGATTTACAACAAAAGGAGAGGACAGGGGGATTGGTTTATATTTGGTTAAGGCAAGCCTGGATAAGCTAGGCGGAGATCTCAATATTAGTTCAAAAGAAGGTCAAGAAACAACGTTTGTGGTTTATATACCATACAAAGCAAGGATGATGTAG